The following are encoded in a window of Dioscorea cayenensis subsp. rotundata cultivar TDr96_F1 chromosome 16, TDr96_F1_v2_PseudoChromosome.rev07_lg8_w22 25.fasta, whole genome shotgun sequence genomic DNA:
- the LOC120278667 gene encoding putative invertase inhibitor has protein sequence MKPYSMISITLFSLLLLTLPLHLAGALVSVRETCKAAKKVVSNINYKFCVSTLCENSTLAFLVANDTRVFANISATAATTHAHNVIISIQDLLRTSPDPVTKSVLMHCNGSYNYVASSWDKAVIAINKKNDDVAKISLSEGMTSVISCETQCGNAGKLSPLIEMNIVSAKLVTLTYAILEVAEKNKY, from the coding sequence ATGAAACCCTACTCCATGATCTCCATCACTCTCTTCTCACTCCTGCTTCTCACCCTCCCCCTCCATCTCGCCGGAGCTCTGGTGTCCGTCCGAGAAACATGCAAGGCTGCCAAAAAGGTTGTTTCCAACATCAACTACAAGTTCTGTGTATCCACTCTATGCGAAAACAGTACATTAGCATTCTTAGTAGCCAACGACACTCGGGTCTTCGCCAACATCTCCGCCACCGCCGCCACCACCCACGCCCACAACGTCATCATCAGCATCCAAGACCTTCTCAGAACGTCACCGGACCCAGTCACCAAGTCCGTCTTAATGCACTGCAATGGCTCATACAATTATGTGGCATCATCATGGGATAAGGCAGTAATAGccattaataaaaagaatgatgatGTTGCTAAGATTTCATTGAGTGAAGGGATGACTAGTGTTATCTCTTGTGAGACTCAGTGTGGGAATGCCGGAAAGCTTTCGCCGTTGATTGAGATGAATATTGTCTCCGCTAAGCTTGTCACCTTGACTTATGCCATCCTTGAAGTTGCTGAAAAGAACAAATATTAA
- the LOC120278668 gene encoding putative invertase inhibitor yields the protein MKHSSSSTTISTILLSLLLLFLTIHLTHVGAIPNIQGYQATCKSAAVANPVINYDFCVLTFQSDPKSVDADTRGLARIAALISFNHYNDVTFNIQDLLGKSPDPATKFCLEQCMSLYKSMLDRLAEAMDAINLKHDETAKGLLKTATEAAKKCEAGFGKAGEASPLTQVNHDSVELSSMALTILGFAN from the coding sequence ATGAAgcactcctcctcctccaccaccatcTCAACCATTCTCCTTTCTCTTCTCCTACTCTTCCTCACCATACACCTCACCCACGTGGGTGCCATACCCAACATTCAAGGCTATCAAGCCACATGCAAATCAGCGGCGGTCGCCAACCCAGTCATCAACTATGACTTCTGCGTCTTGACCTTCCAAAGCGATCCCAAGAGCGTTGACGCCGACACCCGTGGCCTCGCCCGCATCGCCGCCCTGATCTCCTTCAACCACTACAACGATGTCACGTTCAACATCCAGGACCTTCTCGGCAAGTCACCGGATCCGGCCACCAAGTTCTGTTTGGAACAGTGCATGAGTTTGTACAAATCCATGCTTGACAGGTTGGCTGAGGCTATGGACGccattaatcttaagcatgATGAAACTGCAAAAGGGTTGTTGAAAACGGCGACAGAGGCAGCCAAGAAATGTGAGGCAGGGTTTGGCAAGGCCGGAGAGGCGTCGCCGTTGACACAAGTGAACCATGACTCCGTTGAGCTCTCCTCTATGGCTCTCACCATACTTGGTTTTGCTAATtag